Proteins from one Podospora pseudocomata strain CBS 415.72m chromosome 4, whole genome shotgun sequence genomic window:
- a CDS encoding hypothetical protein (EggNog:ENOG503NZ6P; COG:G; CAZy:GT69): MNPEATTLPRLHCPQPDTSRYDYLVAPENAETDSIRYFIALDLRQCASLLPRLLGSVIEAIRFLGPQTCALSIIEGNSDDGTGEVLAALRPELDALTTTYYSKTSDINPKKGDRIQKLAQLGNMALQPLVDDTEAVKFSAKNTTIVSLNDVAICLEDILELLHQKRILGADMMCAMDWTYVGPDPTFYDVWIARGMNGDSFFEIPPDGNWNSAWNLFWNNPSAQQRLLSHQPFQVFSCWNGAAAFTATPIMDRTIAFRAHREGECLQGEPQLLCKDMWFHGYGKIAVVPAVNLEYSNEDGKRIKEAKGYVSRWTSTPGHRDEPIEWQLEPPEKVKCIPKYENQFFEAWNSTQSGT; this comes from the coding sequence ATGAACCCAGAAGCTACAACCTTACCTCGACTGCATTGCCCCCAACCCGACACATCACGCTACGATTATCTCGTCGCACCGGAAAACGCAGAGACAGACTCAATCCGATACTTCATAGCACTCGATCTTCGACAATGTGCATCGCTTCTTCCCCGACTCTTGGGGAGCGTCATCGAGGCAATTCGATTTCTAGGTCCACAAACCTGCGCCTTGTCCATCATCGAGGGGAATTCGGACGACGGTACCGGGGAGGTCCTGGCTGCCTTACGACCCGAGTTGGATGCTTTGACAACCACCTATTACTCCAAGACGAGCGACATCAACCCAAAAAAGGGGGACCGAATCCAAAAGCTTGCTCAACTGGGGAATATGGCTCTTCAGCCGCTGGTAGACGACACCGAGGCCGTCAAGTTCTCCGCTAAGAACACAACCATTGTCTCTTTGAACGATGTGGCAATCTGTTTGGAAGATATTCTTGAGCTCTTACATCAGAAGCGCATACTCGGTGCCGACATGATGTGCGCTATGGACTGGACCTATGTTGGCCCAGACCCAACTTTTTACGATGTTTGGATAGCGCGAGGGATGAACGGAGACTCCTTCTTTGAGATTCCGCCAGATGGAAATTGGAACTCGGCCTGGAATCTCTTTTGGAACAATCCAAGCGCCCAGCAACGTTTGCTTTCGCACCAACCATTTCAGGTATTTTCCTGCTGGAACGGAGCCGCGGCGTTTACAGCGACACCCATCATGGATCGAACCATTGCATTTCGAGCCCATAGGGAGGGCGAATGTCTTCAGGGTGAGCCACAGTTGCTCTGCAAAGACATGTGGTTCCACGGCTACGGAAAGATTGCTGTTGTTCCTGCCGTCAACCTCGAGTACTCGAACGAGGATGGCAAACGGATCAAAGAGGCAAAAGGCTATGTTTCCCGCTGGACCAGCACGCCTGGACACCGGGACGAACCTATCGAGTGGCAACTTGAACCACCTGAGAAGGTCAAGTGCATACCAAAGTACGAGAATCAGTTCTTTGAAGCCTGGAACTCGACACAGTCTGGAACCTGA
- a CDS encoding hypothetical protein (EggNog:ENOG503PTJQ) gives MSHKPGIIVVHSRPLSPLLPPIVFQTWYENIHIPDVLATGHVSSAARYHLTSPEANNSMPLLAVYHLPDMNWLHQDNCQFWKIPLHSKILPGDNSSILDVAEFKTEFYETVDTVQFGEPADGGNVPSKLLLSFFPQSKQGADSRSLHQSALANLGIGGSETIQQSMKSTLFKADQSRPHHPAVPASRGTPGEMEYLCTLEYAGEIRLGSSVESNSRPEYTLLKAFE, from the exons atgtcCCACAAACCAGGCATCATCGTCGTGCACTCCCGCCCCTTATCTCCACTTTTGCCTCCTATTGTCTTTCAAACATGGTACGAGAACATCCACATCCCTGATGTACTAGCAACCGGACATGTGAGCTCTGCAGCAAGATACCACCTCACATCGCCCGAAGCTAATAACTCGATGCCACTTCTTGCTGTCTATCACTTGCCAGACATGAACTGGCTGCACCAAGACAACTGCCAATTCTGGAAGATCCCACTCCACAGCAAGATCCTACCCGGtgacaacagcagcatcctTGATGTTGCCGAGTTCAAGACAGAGTTTTACGAGACTGTGGACACGGTACAATTTGGGGAGCCTGCCGACGGCGGGAATGTTCCGTCAAAGTTGTTGCTCAGCTTCTTCCCACAGTCCAAGCAGGGTGCAGATTCGAGGTCCCTTCACCAatccgccctcgccaacctgGGAATTGGAGGGTCCGAAACTATCCAGCAGTCCATGAAGTCAACATTGTTCAAAGCAGATCAATcccgccctcaccaccccgccGTGCCCGCATCACGTGGGACACCAGGAGAAATGGAATATCTTTGCACG CTGGAATACGCGGGCGAGATAAGACTTGGCTCTAGCGTTGAATCCAACAGTCGGCCGGAATACACCCTTCTGAAAGCGTTTGAGTGA
- a CDS encoding hypothetical protein (EggNog:ENOG503PEVW) yields the protein MASITPLQKLSIFQHKTTSPIDSKAMNDAFGLFSFLPAELRVKIWRTSLQRQRIIQVVLTPLHEAKSRYVIESNIDTPNGEEFIAEVGGVKTISKLMRVNREARHEALLFYRVHLPCRFIKPWEIKAQPVAHPRGVLYFNPEHDFLHIFHTKGNDGENPASLVTPSNFLYHLKTTHDRRHVGLLNLALDRDPAKADWRAGAVRFDASFEASKLVPKVRKALKQTLAQLREVFFVFRTPVVRDGDRPDEDQFGLLHDSPLPIWSASPGFERIAHDPRPGVLDALRENASFYWFGLDSTLNDWNRLLDVLGVPSLGSNPPPRTRYSCGLTYSVDSALTWESFVREAVPKPQNYVFDVETAQNYLSLQQKRAGGASAAGWMPTFGFWLFRLPEGIEHISRFHNSYHDGQGRLLLRQPMPDLTKVWPELLVSNL from the coding sequence ATGGCATCCATAACTCCGTTGCAAAAGCTCTCCATTTTCCAGCACAAAACCACCAGCCCTATCGACAGCAAGGCGATGAATGATGCCTTTGGATTGTTCTCATTCTTACCTGCAGAACTGCGGGTCAAAATTTGGAGGACCTCTCTCCAGCGCCAACGAATCATCCAGGTGGTGCTCACACCACTCCACGAAGCCAAAAGCCGCTACGTCATCGAGAGCAACATCGACACGCCAAATGGCGAGGAGTTCATCGCTGAAGTTGGCGGTGTCAAAACCATCAGCAAGCTGATGCGCGTCAACAGGGAAGCTAGGCACGAAGCACTGCTGTTCTATCGCGTACACCTTCCTTGCAGATTCATCAAACCCTGGGAGATCAAAGCCCAACCAGTCGCCCACCCCCGTGGGGTCCTTTACTTCAACCCTGAACACGACTTCCTCCACATTTTCCACACCAAAGGCAACGACGGGGAGAACCCGGCTTCTCTTGTGACGCCGTCGAATTTCCTCTACCATCTCAAAACAACTCATGACCGCCGACATGTCGGCTTGCTCAACCTCGCACTTGACAGAGACCCAGCCAAGGCGGACTGGAGGGCCGGCGCGGTGCGGTTTGACGCCTCTTTTGAGGCGTCCAAGCTTGTTCCAAAAGTCAGGAAGGCCTTGAAACAAACACTTGCCCAACTGAGGGAGGTTTTCTTCGTTTTCCGCACGCCTGTCGTCCGAGATGGCGACCGGCCTGACGAGGATCAGTTCGGATTGCTTCATGATAGCCCTCTGCCCATCTGGTCAGCGTCCCCTGGCTTTGAGCGTATCGCCCACGATCCGCGCCCTGGTGTCCTTGATGCTCTGAGAGAGAACGCAAGCTTCTACTGGTTTGGTCTCGACAGCACGCTCAACGACTGGAATCGCCTTCTCGATGTGCTCGGGGTGCCGTCGTTGGGGTCGAACCCGCCTCCACGGACTCGGTATTCGTGCGGCTTGACATACTCGGTCGACAGCGCTCTGACGTGGGAGTCTTTTGTGAGGGAGGCAGTGCCAAAGCCGCAGAACTACGTGTTTGATGTCGAGACGGCGCAGAACTATCTCAGTTTGCAGCAGAAGAGAGCTGGGGGTGCGAGTGCTGCTGGGTGGATGCCGACGTTCGGGTTCTGGTTGTTCCGGTTGCCCGAGGGGATTGAGCATATCTCTCGGTTTCACAACAGTTATCATGATGGTCAGGGCcgtctgctgctgcgccagCCTATGCCGGACCTGACAAAGGTTTGGCCGGAGCTGCTGGTTTCGAATTTGTAG
- a CDS encoding hypothetical protein (EggNog:ENOG503PYAC) — protein sequence MKFLGITTLLLPATALAQGVVFTRQIIATGDGCNSATIRPVFSADNRSVEVTLDRFFAQLPIPRETFCSLDFRVTHPVGRSTVNAVATLIGDVSLPEAGVSAFVQRNYVISPTTVGRPTGETDPPALEFVGPTAVGFNEVDRFTYSQSFTATQDRTVSIKLNDARLRLQQSTGDEGFIRQSVFILDIHDQSSS from the coding sequence ATGAAGTTCCTCGGCATCACcactcttctcctccccgccaccgCACTGGCTCAAGGTGTCGTGTTCACACGCCAAATCATTGCCACTGGCGATGGGTGCAACTCAGCCACCATCCGCCCCGTTTTCAGCGCCGACAACAGGTCCGTGGAGGTCACACTTGACCGCTTCTTCGCCCAGCTCCCCATCCCCCGCGAGACCTTCTGCTCTCTCGACTTCCGCGTAACGCACCCCGTCGGCCGTAGCACCGTCAACGCTGTCGCCACGCTCATCGGCGATGTCTCGTTGCCAGAGGCGGGTGTTTCCGCCTTTGTGCAGCGCAACTACGTGATCTCCCCAACCACCGTGGGACGTCCCACTGGCGAGACCGACCCTCCCGCGCTCGAGTTTGTCGGACCTACCGCTGTTGGCTTCAACGAGGTGGACCGGTTCACCTACAGCCAGAGCTTCACCGCCACCCAGGACCGCACCGTCAGCATCAAGCTCAATGACGCCCGGCTTCGCCTTCAGCAGTCTACCGGGGATGAGGGGTTTATCCGCCAGTCCGTGTTCATCCTTGACATTCACGATCAGTCTTCGTCTTGA
- a CDS encoding hypothetical protein (EggNog:ENOG503P6YV), which produces MAEMAETTTTTTDPATGSAPTPTPTEAPAAASTTAPAPVPTQASDPAQSTPHFAPGHFVPAPLNAPPQYVSPRSYRITKLAGRIFSIICCIVAIGISAGLMADSRTDGVYGFYGIIIIPSTVVCMVWDVAEIICIMKREGNRGIHPGAIVGVDLILWLGLVFLTLLTVTLSATHAERHIEGYYETWDSETRRWTSSIDLDSPEMRALVRKISGLSQTLSAFVVFLTLTHLGLFIIGCIETNYRNRRPRIVYVMAPPPTNAYAPAAPPGVLPAPYGAPMMRTPPQVIPMMPIQPVPVHVPVRETKPVVAQQERYA; this is translated from the exons ATGGCAGAAATGGCtgagacgacgacgacgacgaccgaCCCGGCGACGGGGTCGGCaccaacgccaacacctACAGAAGCACCCGCGGCAGCATCTACAACAGCACCTGCACCAGTACCGACACAAGCATCAGACCCAGCACAGTCAACGCCACATTTTGCTCCAGGCCATTTCGTGCCTGCTCCGCTGAACGCGCCGCCACAATATGTGTCGCCGAGGTCTTATCGGATCACCAAGTTGGCTGGCAGGATATTTTCAATTATTTGCTGCATCGTCGCCATAGGTATTTCGGCCGGCCTGATGGCTGATTCAAGAACTGATGGCGTTTATGGCTTTTacggcatcatcatcataccgTCG ACCGTCGTCTGCATGGTTTGGGACGTTGCCGAAATCATCTGCATCATGAAGCGTGAGGGCAACAGGGGCATCCACCCCGGCGCCATTGTTGGTGTCGACCTGATCCTCTGGCTTGGCCTGGTCTTTTTGACCCTCTTGACCGTTACACTCTCGGCGACACATGCAGAACGGCACATTGAGGGGTATTACGAAACATGGGACTCTGAAACTAGGAGATGGACATCGTCTATCGACCTCGATTCGCCCGAAATGAGGGCTCTTGTGAGAAAAATCAGTGGTCTCTCACAGACATTATCTGCCTTTGTTGTCTTCTTGAC TCTGACGCACCTTGGCCTTTTTATCATTGGGTGTATCGAGACGAATTATCGAAACAGGCGGCCGAGGATTGTCTATGTGATGGCACCGCCTCCAACGAATGCATACGCTCCTGCCGCTCCTCCGGGCGTGTTGCCTGCACCGTATGGAGCTCCGATGATGCGAACTCCTCCTCAAGTGATACCTATGATGCCAATCCAGCCTGTGCCCGTGCATGTGCCTGTCCGGGAGACAAAGCCGGTTGTTGCGCAGCAGGAGAGATATGCTTGA
- a CDS encoding hypothetical protein (EggNog:ENOG503NXJF; COG:S), producing MPNFTEWKARIRRQAKPHPKFQPHDVYSATPLTPNTTRVIRLLPQREPTTTQIKCELFTYNLSGKQSGERHLYEAVSYVWGTGPRCHSITLNNCAFPVTENLHAALWHLRDRQLERVLWVDAICINQDDNKEKERQIPLMRTIYAQAGRVIVWLGLPLDGHGDQALGSIRQAGGEGLTVMEDDYTSVMVLLRRDWFRRMWILQEVGVARSVVVMCGSVQIDGHAFCQGLAGMDHLLPVDLHPIIHPVVQLIRGAPYRPKYQLHSRGVFSMGELLDMYRSCRATLQHDKIYALLGLSLDGLDAPALQPDYSLPWHEVFQRATAHIFGASCTVKTWPESHTAVITGKCLFLGQITSIDQDNNHGDGQVHVWVHCTTAAQSLGYGEHGWDWAFPPFSESVREGDIVCHLQGAARPSIVRLCQDHFTVIKTSAPSAPPGEPDRQSNPSEDHLSNIALTFTIPPGSSNNSYYDEAEQSTELLTITPSYHEDPSTETKRLHDTAALLEDRFIRSLHYNGNMSPALQHLISQCSPKVPISEQLLQSVVSCPTGEPVQIMQLLFQKRGDKLPITESIVRAAAANSRLGYPILQLLFQKRGESLPVSEQVVVAAAGNTDKGCQIMNLLFEQRGRGLVISEEAVVAAAGNYWSGHQILRLFFEQRGDNLPISERVVETAAGNTRCGYETVKVFLQQRKSLQISDGVVTEAAGNPRHGHDIMRFLFARDEDLAISENVVKVAAGNGGNGYEIMLLLLEKRGKRLPISDEVVKAAQANSLYGHDIMQLLASAQSV from the exons ATGCCCAACTTTACAGAATGGAAAGCCCGCATCCGCCGTCAAGCAAAACCACACCCCAAATTCCAGCCCCATGATGTCTATTCTGCGACCCCACTGACACCCAACACAACCCGCGTGATCCGACTGCTACCACAACGtgaacccaccaccacccaaataAAATGCGAGCTGTTCACCTACAACCTCTCGGGAAAACAAAGCGGGGAAAGACACCTCTACGAAGCCGTCTCATACGTCTGGGGAACAGGCCCAAGATGCCACTCCATCACGCTCAACAACTGCGCCTTTCCCGTGACAGAAAATCTCCACGCGGCCCTCTGGCACCTCCGAGACCGACAGCTGGAGCGGGTGCTGTGGGTTGACGCCATCTGTATCAACCAGGATGAtaacaaggagaaggagaggcagATCCCGCTTATGCGCACCATTTACGCGCAGGCCGGACGGGTGATTGTCTGGTTGGGATTGCCGTTGGATGGTCATGGTGATCAAGCGCTGGGGAGTATCCGGCAggctggtggggagggactGACTGTGATGGAAGATGATTATACGtctgtgatggtgttgttgcggaGGGATTGGTTTCGCCGGATGTGG ATCCTCCAGGAAGTAGGCGTTGCACGGTCGGTGGTTGTAATGTGTGGATCAGTCCAGATAGACGGGCACGCCTTCTGTCAGGGTCTTGCTGGGATGGATCATCTCCTCCCGGTTGACCTacaccccatcatccaccccgtCGTCCAGCTCATCCGCGGCGCACCATACCGGCCAAAATACCAGCTCCATTCACGGGGTGTCTTTTCTATGGGCGAGTTGTTGGACATGTACCGCTCCTGCAGAGCCACCCTCCAGCACGACAAGATATACGCATTGCTCGGCCTAAGTCTCGACGGCCTCGATGCTCCTGCCTTACAGCCAGATTATTCCCTGCCGTGGCATGAAGTTTTCCAAAGGGCCACTGCGCATATTTTTGGCGCGTCGTGCACGGTGAAGACGTGGCCGGAAAGCCACACGGCAGTCATCACGGGAAAGTGTCTCTTCTTGGGACAAATCACATCTATTGATCAGGATAACAATCATGGAGACGGCCAGGTGCACGTATGGGTCCACTGCACCACGGCTGCGCAGTCACTCGGGTACGGCGAGCATGGATGGGATTGGGCTTTCCCGCCTTTTTCAGAGTCGGTCCGGGAGGGGGATATCGTATGCCATCTGCAGGGTGCGGCAAGGCCGAGCATCGTTCGACTCTGCCAGGATCACTTTACCGTCATCAAAACCTCGGCACCGTCTGCACCGCCGGGGGAACCGGATCGACAATCTAATCCATCAGAGGATCACCTCTCCAATATCGCCCTCACGTTCACAATCCCCCCAGGGAGTTCAAACAACAGCTATTATGACGAGGCAGAACAATCCACCGAACTACTCACCATAACACCATCCTACCACGAAGACCCCTCAACCGAAACAAAAAGACTACACGACACAGCAGCCCTCCTAGAGGACCGTTTCATCCGCTCCCTCCACTACAATGGCAACATGTCCCCAGCCCTGCAACATCTCATCTCCCAATGCAGCCCCAAAGTCCCCATCTCTGAACAACTCCTCCAATCCGTCGTCTCATGCCCAACCGGCGAACCGGTCCAAATAATGCAACTTCTCTTCCAAAAACGCGGCGACAAACTCCCCATAACAGAATCCATAGTCCGGGCTGCGGCGGCAAATTCACGATTGGGGTACCCAATCCTACAGCTCCTTTTCCAAAAGCGAGGGGAATCCCTCCCGGTTTCGGAACAGGTAGTCGTAGCCGCCGCAGGGAACACTGACAAGGGATGTCAAATCATGAATCTTCTCTTTGAGCAACGGGGGCGGGGGCTTGTCATCTCGGAAGAAGCGGTTGTGGCGGCCGCAGGTAACTATTGGTCTGGACATCAAATCCTCCGTCTTTTCTTTGAACAGCGCGGAGACAATCTCCCAATTTCTGAACGCGTGGTCGAGACCGCGGCGGGAAATACTCGATGCGGATACGAGACCGTGAAAGTTTTCCTCCAGCAACGAAAAAGTCTACAAATTTCAGACGGGGTGGTGACAGAAGCAGCGGGAAACCCCCGGCATGGTCATGATATCATGCGCTTTCTTTTCGCGCGAGACGAAGACCTGGCAATATCTGAAAACGTGGTCAAGGTCGCGGCAGGGAATGGAGGAAACGGATATGAGATTATGCTCCTGCTTCTCGAGAAGCGAGGCAAGCGCCTACCAATCTCTGACGAGGTCGTCAAGGCGGCGCAGGCCAATTCCTTGTATGGACATGATATTATGCAACTTCTGGCTTCAGCTCAGAGTGTctga
- a CDS encoding hypothetical protein (EggNog:ENOG503PS1W), with the protein MSAARSLTTLPSVLRSRLPQRTILPACRQQVRHVNTDREELGGVGGSEPPSPKKNPVNWRAGTITGVGVGIACGLMLWSKKKDAKI; encoded by the exons ATGTCAGCCGCCAGatctctcaccaccctccccagtGTCCTCAGATCCCGCCTTCCTCAACgaaccatcctccccgcctgCCGCCAACAAGTCCGCCATGTCAACACCGACCGCGAAGAGCTAGGCGGAGTCGGGGGCTCAgaacccccaagcccaaagaAGAACCCCGTCAATTG GAGAGCCGGAACCATCACTGGTGTCGGAGTAGGAATTGCCTGCGGGTTGATGCTCtggtccaagaagaaggacgccAAGATATAA
- a CDS encoding hypothetical protein (EggNog:ENOG503P5NW): MSQLNADTILSGFRTSPDLLRRQGLHPTLDSTTGLSLCQEVKMQVDARDLRQHQTDVDDHRWLSIAVRVPIQIFTNLSSPPLIPILPTHLPLLSHHVFFVKSTASFAMAIPLLTIPCFHAFNGLSHASFFSHHTNATTLIQQKRQGTVLVTKYFTLFSTSDPSSIRTANTGFDCRVDLIHDLWGFCPTSVISATDCGLAGSCVDKNGCSRGCGFTNAALTTFTCSGASAPFCSTALLTLPNTTDNYFAFTTRGETTTISTTSMTRLLQDTSTSASSAILPTLVDSSTSDPGFPTSSNERTSQSNTKSDGNTQPNNTGAIVGGVIGCIALLCASGIAIVWLLRRNRNKSAIPSSKPHTNSTPEHVDQKSADHKVATWTHYNNAGWGPQELPAHHHGTQNTDPVELLRCTSSTDHKAP, translated from the exons ATGTCACAGCTAAACGCCGATACCATTCTGTCGGGATTCAGAACGTCCCCTGATTTGCTGAGACGTCAAGGGTTACACCCAACACTTGACTCGACCACAGGCCTATCCTTGTGCCAGGAGGTCAAGATGCAAGTAGACGCTCGAGACCTTCGCCAACATCAGACAGATGTAGATGATCATCGTTGGTTGAGCATCGCCGTTCGGGTACCTATACAAATCTTCACCAATCTTTCGTCGCCGCCTCTAATACCTATTCTGCCTACCCACCTACCCCTTCTTTCTCATCATGTTTTCTTTGTCAAATCTACAGCCTCGTTTGCAATGGCCATCCCTCTTCTGACCATACCTTGCTTTCACGCTTTCAACGGGTTAAGCCACGCGTCGTTCTTCTCACACCACACGAATGCAACAACCCTCATCCAGCAGAAAAGGCAGGGAACCGTTCTGGTCACCAAATACTTCACCCTTTTCTCAACAAGCGACCCCTCGAGCATTCGGACAGCCAACACTGGTTTCGATTGCCGCGTCGATTTGATCCACGACCTCTGGGGTTTCTGTCCGACCTCTGTCATCTCAGCCACTGACTGCGGCCTGGCAGGCAGCTGTGTTGACAAAAATGGCTGTTCGAGAGGATGCGGGTTTACCAACGCTGCTCTGACAACATTTACTTG CTCTGGTGCCTCGGCGCCATTTTGCTCTACAGCGCTGCTTACTCTCCCTAACAC TACCGACAACTATTTCGCGTTCACGACAAGAGGTGAAACCACTACCATTTCGACTACGTCTATGACTAGACTGCTTCAAGATACGTCGACGTCGGCTAGCTCCGCTATTCTTCCTACGCTGGTTGACTCGTCGACTTCCGATCCGGGGTTTCCGACCTCTTCAAATGAAAGGACGAGCCAGTCTAACACGAAAAGTGACGGGAACACCCAGCCAAACAACACTGGCGCCATTGTAGGCGGCGTGATAGGCTGCATCGCACTGCTATGTGCGTCAGGCATTGCCATAGTCTGGCTACTGAGACGAAACCGCAACAAATCTGCTATTCCAAGTTCCAAGCCGCATACCAATTCTACCCCTGAACATGTCGATCAGAAATCAGCGGACCACAAAGTGGCGACATGGACACATTACAACAACGCTGGCTGGGGCCCTCAGGAATTGCCGGCGCATCACCATGGCACACAGAACACAGACCCCGTTGAGCTCCTGCGGTGTACCAGCAGCACAGACCATAAAGCACCATGA